The genomic region CAATAGCACTGTGTGCCGTTGCAGAAAATTCAAGCCCGCCATATTTCTTTGGAATAATTAACCCAAAGAATTTCTCCTTTCTCATAAACTCCCAAGCTTCCTCTGTAAAATCTTTACGAACCATCACATCCCAGTCCGTCACCATACTGCAAAGTTGCTCAACCGGCCCGTCCATATAAGCTTGCTCTTCATCAGTCAATTCGGGATATGGTTCATCCAAAATACGTTTCATGTTGGGCTTCCCTGAGAACAGCTCTCCTTCAACCCATACATTACCCGCCTCAATTGCAGTTTGTTCTGTTTGCGAAATTTTGGGCAGGAAATTCATTGCATCCAGTAACTTCATAAGCGGACCACTCAAAGCCACCCGGCGAATAGGCTTCACATTGAAAACCAACACCAACACTGTATAGGTTATAAAAAGCCATAGAGGGGCGTCTAAACCAACCAACCCGAAATAACCGGCAATCGCCCATAACCATAAAGGAGCTCCGGTATATCCCATTACCAGCATTAATAAAACTACCGAACCAATCGAGGCCCAAAGTGATACCTCACTAAAAAATCCTACTAAATCCATAATTGCTTCCATGATGTTATCCTTCGTTTATGATACTGTTGTCCGAACTAAGAATCCCTGAACCACAAGCTCAATAGAATCCTCAATAAATTGCTGCTGATCAATGCGACTGTCTAATCTTTTATTTAAAACAACCGATACAATCCCGTGTAATTGAGCCCAAATCGAATAAGCGGCTACTACCGGGTTTCCAACCTCCATCAGTCCTTTTGAGACACTTTCTTCTATGGTCTTGACCAAAAGCTCATAGCATCGGCGAGCTTTTCTGAACTTTTCCTTGGGATATCGGGCCATTGCATCCGGACGAACCTGATAAATGATTTCATACTTTTCCGGATGGCCTATTCCAAACTCCACATAGCTTTCTATGATTGTTTTGAACCGCTCTATGCTGTCGTCTATTAAAAGAGCTCTTGATTCTATAAATTGACTTAAATCTTCTACCGATTCCTCAATCAAAGTATGCAAGAGATGATCCTTGTTGTCAAAATACAGATAGATACTTGTAGCTGTCACATTCGCTTTTTTAGCAATCTTTCGCATAGATAAAGATCTATACCCATCCTCAAACAGCATGTGCCGGCTGATATCTAAAATCTGATCTCTTAATGGGGTTTCTTCGTTCATTTCCTGATTTTGGTTAACGGTGTTAACTACTCAAGTTAATCATTCCAAGATGAAAATCAAGTTGGGGGCTTTTGAAAATAAAAATTTGGAAGTTTCTAATCTCAGAACGGAATTAAAAGCAGACTATTACCCTAATCGAAAGGACAAATACTTAATCGTTTTTCCTTTTTCCAAGTGCATTTCTTCGTAATACGTAATAATTGAGAGTTTTGGGTGAACCGGTCGATTTTTATGTACATTCGGCTCATCTTCCAACAGTTCCATACCCTCTTGATCTATAATTTCCTTGGTGTATTCATATAAAACATCACTATCGGTTTTCAGATGAATAACGGCCCCGGGCTTCATCACTTTCCGATAGGTTGTCAGGAATTTAGGGGCAGTAAGGCGTTTCCTCTCTTTTTTTATATAGGGATCTGAAAATACAATCCAGGCTTCATCCACTTCATCTTTGCCAAAAAACTGATCCAGATGATCAATGAAACCTCTTAAATATCGAACATTATCCAGATTTCTATTCAGTGCTTCGGTCGCCCCTACCCACATCCGGTTTCCCTTGATATCAATCCCGACATAATTTTTTTGAGGTTCTATCTCGGCCAATCCAATTGAATACTCTCCTTTTCCACAGGCCAGTTCTAAAACTATGGGCTGAGCTTTCGTGAAAACCTCTGAATTCCACTTCCCTTTTGGAGCAGGATGATCTTTATCAAATTCTGTATAAACCAGCGTATTTTTGAGCTTGGGCAGCTCTTCCATTCGCTTCTCTTTTATTTTGGGCATTCCTTATGGCGAGAGTCTTTTTATAGTCCAGTTTCCATTTTGCAATTCATATTTCACCCGATCATGCAACCGGCTTCTCCGTCCCTGCCAAAACTCAATTGCCTCGGGTATTAGGCGGTAGCCACCCCAGGTATCCGGCATCGGGACTTCTCCTTCATTATATTTTTTTTCTAACTCATCAAAACGATCCTCCAGCACTTCCCGGCCTTCTACTACTTCACTTTGATTGGAAGCCAAAGCTCCCAACTGACTTTGATAAGGCCGTTGTTTGAAATACTCTTCACTTACCGATTTTGGGATTTTTTCAGTCACTCCTTCAATTCGAACCTGCCGTTCTAATTCCAGCCACATAAAGCAAAGTGAGGCATTGGGATTTTGCTGCAATTCCTTCCCTTTATCACTCGAGTAATTGGTATAAAAGATGAAGCTCCCATCATCCACTTCCTTTAACAGAACGACCCTGGCTTTTGGTTTATGATTTGCATCAACAGTTGCCAGGATCATGGCATTTGGCTCCGGAACCCCGGATTCCAATGCTTCAAACATCCATTTCTCGAACTGTTTGATCGGATTTCGATCTACTCTTGATTCATCAAGAGAATTTTTGGAGTATTCTCCGCGGAGTTTTTGCAGTTGTTGTTTGTTCATTTATTTACCCAAAATAATCCGGTTCATTGCCGGGTTTCCATTTAATATTACAACCTACACTGGGAATCTGCTGCTGTTCAGGAATTGTTTTCCCAGCAAGAACAGCATCCAATGCTTTTCTCAAATCTTTACCTGTGACCGACTTTCCGTTTTTAGGACGGCTGTCATCAAATTGCCCTCTGTAAACGAGTTTCCGATTCTCGTTAAATACAAAAATATCCGGAGTACAAGCGGCTTTATATGCTTTAGCCACCTCCTGTGTTTCATCATACAAATAAGGAAATGGATAATTTTTTTCAGCCATTTTCTCGGGACGATCTTCCGGGTATTTCTCAATATCATTAGAACTGATAGCAATGAACCCAATTCCTTTCGCAATATATTCTTTTGCAACTTTGACTAGTTCATCTTCAATATGCAGCACATATGGACAGTGATTACAAATAAACATCACTACAAATCCTTTGCTTTGGTCGGCATAACTAAGTGAAAGATTCCCACCGTTCACGCTCTGCAGATTAAAATCCGGCGCTCTGGTTCCTAATTCCAGCATGGTTGATGGTGTAGCTGACATAAATGCTCCTGACTTTTTTCGATTATTGGTTTTAACTTCAGTACATGGATACTATTACAAAGATATTGAATGATCGAGA from Gracilimonas sp. harbors:
- the pdxH gene encoding pyridoxamine 5'-phosphate oxidase, producing MNKQQLQKLRGEYSKNSLDESRVDRNPIKQFEKWMFEALESGVPEPNAMILATVDANHKPKARVVLLKEVDDGSFIFYTNYSSDKGKELQQNPNASLCFMWLELERQVRIEGVTEKIPKSVSEEYFKQRPYQSQLGALASNQSEVVEGREVLEDRFDELEKKYNEGEVPMPDTWGGYRLIPEAIEFWQGRRSRLHDRVKYELQNGNWTIKRLSP
- a CDS encoding thioredoxin family protein, translating into MSATPSTMLELGTRAPDFNLQSVNGGNLSLSYADQSKGFVVMFICNHCPYVLHIEDELVKVAKEYIAKGIGFIAISSNDIEKYPEDRPEKMAEKNYPFPYLYDETQEVAKAYKAACTPDIFVFNENRKLVYRGQFDDSRPKNGKSVTGKDLRKALDAVLAGKTIPEQQQIPSVGCNIKWKPGNEPDYFG
- the trmB gene encoding tRNA (guanosine(46)-N7)-methyltransferase TrmB, which codes for MPKIKEKRMEELPKLKNTLVYTEFDKDHPAPKGKWNSEVFTKAQPIVLELACGKGEYSIGLAEIEPQKNYVGIDIKGNRMWVGATEALNRNLDNVRYLRGFIDHLDQFFGKDEVDEAWIVFSDPYIKKERKRLTAPKFLTTYRKVMKPGAVIHLKTDSDVLYEYTKEIIDQEGMELLEDEPNVHKNRPVHPKLSIITYYEEMHLEKGKTIKYLSFRLG
- a CDS encoding TetR/AcrR family transcriptional regulator; amino-acid sequence: MNEETPLRDQILDISRHMLFEDGYRSLSMRKIAKKANVTATSIYLYFDNKDHLLHTLIEESVEDLSQFIESRALLIDDSIERFKTIIESYVEFGIGHPEKYEIIYQVRPDAMARYPKEKFRKARRCYELLVKTIEESVSKGLMEVGNPVVAAYSIWAQLHGIVSVVLNKRLDSRIDQQQFIEDSIELVVQGFLVRTTVS